One window of Candidatus Phytoplasma solani genomic DNA carries:
- a CDS encoding replicative DNA helicase translates to MHLSVLQQLIAYIEQGQWEKLNLYCQIINPKNLLDPTNTKIFNALKYLFFEKQTTHPFDKIKSQPEIIKELITYLQSHFSQDNFTKESLSFLSNDVNVENNLDFLDNLKHTHTQEKLFQQLIKIISPTYENHDPYYKNLYYQETFDKLRNFISSIPHKNDKTLFNLNQMASLHPEFFDTDNQAKQKIQEEYYRLSETFKGLNQATKGFKKGQIITIGGYTGLGKTTFVYNLLLDITKTKHQENSHYPHMLIFSYEMTLEENLSRLLAHQTQIPLDIILDKSFEDSNITHTHYTERMKSAKELFANINLTFSYDKSKNIDYVIDLVYRLHLEKKAEIIVIDHLQITKTTNHLENDRLAIDEIMTKLKQLAIELNIVIIILSQFSRDTYSNYQGKSPEITALKGSGGIETNSDIVLIMSEFQPKLSKDKEKPLNIYNQNCNQLYLGSKNNESQKIIELSIKKNRSGTKKNLVYHFEMNTQTFQEIGYILPYPLENY, encoded by the coding sequence ATTCATCTATCCGTATTACAACAACTAATAGCTTATATCGAACAAGGCCAATGGGAAAAATTAAACCTTTACTGCCAAATAATTAACCCCAAAAATCTACTCGACCCCACAAATACCAAAATCTTTAACGCCTTAAAATATTTATTTTTCGAAAAACAAACAACGCATCCCTTTGATAAAATAAAGTCTCAACCCGAGATAATTAAAGAATTAATTACTTATCTTCAAAGCCATTTTTCCCAAGATAACTTTACTAAAGAATCATTATCTTTTTTAAGTAATGATGTTAATGTGGAAAATAATCTTGATTTCTTAGATAACTTAAAACACACCCATACCCAAGAAAAACTTTTCCAACAATTAATAAAAATTATTAGCCCCACATATGAAAACCATGACCCTTACTACAAAAATTTATATTACCAAGAAACATTTGATAAATTAAGAAATTTTATCTCTTCAATCCCCCACAAAAACGATAAAACACTCTTTAATTTAAACCAAATGGCCTCTTTGCATCCCGAATTTTTTGACACCGATAATCAAGCAAAACAAAAAATCCAAGAAGAATATTACCGCCTATCAGAAACTTTCAAAGGATTAAATCAAGCCACTAAGGGTTTTAAAAAAGGCCAAATCATTACCATCGGCGGTTATACAGGATTAGGAAAAACGACTTTTGTTTACAACCTTCTTTTAGATATAACCAAAACCAAACATCAAGAAAACTCCCATTATCCTCACATGTTAATTTTTTCTTATGAAATGACCTTAGAAGAAAATTTAAGTCGTTTATTAGCCCACCAAACTCAAATTCCTTTAGATATTATTTTAGATAAAAGTTTTGAAGACTCAAACATCACACACACACACTACACGGAAAGGATGAAATCCGCAAAAGAATTATTTGCCAACATAAATTTAACATTTAGCTATGATAAAAGCAAAAACATTGATTATGTAATTGATTTAGTTTATCGCCTCCATTTAGAAAAAAAGGCTGAAATTATCGTTATCGACCATCTCCAAATAACCAAAACAACAAATCACTTAGAAAATGACCGTCTAGCAATTGACGAAATCATGACTAAATTAAAACAATTAGCCATTGAATTAAACATCGTGATTATCATTTTATCTCAATTTTCAAGAGATACATACAGTAATTACCAAGGGAAATCACCTGAAATCACCGCTTTAAAAGGTTCAGGAGGAATTGAAACTAACTCAGATATCGTCTTAATAATGTCCGAATTCCAACCCAAACTATCCAAAGACAAAGAAAAACCATTAAATATCTATAATCAAAATTGTAATCAATTATATTTAGGATCAAAAAACAACGAATCTCAAAAAATCATCGAATTATCTATTAAAAAGAATCGAAGTGGTACCAAAAAGAACTTAGTTTATCACTTTGAGATGAATACACAAACCTTCCAAGAAATCGGTTATATTTTACCTTATCCATTAGAAAATTATTAA
- a CDS encoding Panacea domain-containing protein yields the protein MTNKINQIIKHIKKIKKQLKIIQKHVKLYNIKNREETNMKTSITPIKEQINVFDVANYIITKSKKLPNNNLTHMKLHKIIYYSYISYLIKNQTSKTKRLIFEKPKAWKYGPVFGQLFHILRNYYEKIITKPLEGGNMSKIDKERAEVINNILEKSKNMNAVQLSEISHNQPPWDYTFYYYWPKTKNNTISDDLLLEFFSKNELFTQPKNLDEMFQNTFPDFFLNE from the coding sequence ATGACAAACAAAATCAATCAAATTATAAAACACATTAAAAAAATCAAAAAACAATTAAAAATCATTCAAAAACATGTTAAACTATATAATATAAAGAATAGAGAGGAAACAAATATGAAAACATCTATAACCCCCATTAAAGAACAAATTAACGTTTTTGATGTTGCTAATTATATTATTACAAAATCAAAAAAACTTCCAAATAATAATTTAACCCATATGAAGTTACATAAAATTATTTATTATTCCTATATAAGTTATTTAATTAAAAACCAAACATCCAAAACAAAAAGATTAATTTTTGAAAAACCTAAAGCTTGGAAATATGGACCTGTTTTCGGACAATTATTTCATATTTTAAGAAATTATTATGAAAAAATAATAACAAAACCCCTTGAAGGTGGTAATATGTCTAAAATTGATAAAGAACGCGCTGAAGTAATTAATAATATTTTAGAAAAATCTAAAAACATGAATGCTGTTCAATTATCTGAAATTTCTCACAACCAACCCCCTTGGGATTATACTTTTTATTATTATTGGCCTAAAACAAAAAATAATACAATTTCTGATGATCTTTTATTAGAATTTTTTTCGAAAAATGAGCTTTTTACACAACCAAAAAATTTAGATGAAATGTTTCAAAATACTTTTCCAGATTTTTTTCTAAACGAATAA
- a CDS encoding toprim domain-containing protein, which yields MNFQEQIKHIQTNFPMSVLLKKLNIIPPNFNTKYRFPCPIHQGQNPTCCHLTSDNKIHCWKCCKDYDIVDVYKEIRGTSSFEEAIKRILNFMKTEEFKKLTQKQNSIINTSSIPLKYQYQPKKTNIIINEKEVEAKKTRLLKEISPLFNQIRDYYNYLLTTNRNNASHPGIEYLTQKRKLTLQTINEFKLGYAPLSNKPLSFRFVNYCKKKNIDTTKLVEYGFIKEKINQKGTKYYHDTFHGSIIIPIENGYNKTFHFYQNNFHEVSYFQPKYKSLNNFSQTPTFHFSYRFFEALPYIKKVKIIIIHEGFFDVISCWQNNIKNTVGLICVTQLLSQSQLEILKKENIKVVIALDNDETGQKRSEALGEQLKEANILYEIRRILPPYDKTCKDVDDLLRQYGKEAYQKCFLAPYITYEEAKKKIIVDLAVHFFGEYKVEVIN from the coding sequence ATGAATTTTCAAGAACAAATAAAACATATTCAAACCAACTTCCCTATGTCAGTTTTATTAAAAAAACTAAACATTATACCGCCAAACTTCAACACCAAATATCGTTTCCCTTGTCCCATCCATCAAGGCCAAAACCCCACTTGTTGTCATTTAACTTCAGATAACAAAATTCATTGTTGGAAATGTTGTAAAGATTACGATATTGTTGATGTTTATAAGGAAATAAGAGGAACTAGTTCTTTTGAAGAAGCTATTAAAAGAATTTTGAATTTCATGAAAACCGAAGAGTTCAAAAAATTAACCCAGAAACAAAATTCAATAATTAATACATCATCAATCCCCCTCAAATACCAATACCAACCTAAAAAAACCAACATCATCATCAACGAAAAAGAAGTTGAAGCCAAAAAAACACGATTATTAAAAGAAATATCACCTTTATTCAACCAAATTAGAGATTATTATAATTATTTATTAACCACTAATCGCAATAACGCATCTCACCCAGGAATAGAATATTTAACGCAAAAAAGAAAATTAACCCTACAAACCATCAATGAATTTAAACTTGGTTACGCCCCACTATCTAATAAACCCTTATCTTTTCGATTTGTAAATTATTGCAAAAAGAAAAACATTGATACAACAAAACTAGTTGAATATGGCTTTATTAAAGAAAAAATCAATCAAAAAGGCACTAAATACTATCACGATACTTTCCATGGTTCCATAATTATCCCTATCGAAAACGGTTATAATAAAACATTCCATTTTTATCAAAACAACTTTCACGAAGTTTCTTATTTCCAACCAAAATACAAATCCCTAAATAATTTCAGTCAAACACCCACTTTTCATTTCAGCTATCGTTTTTTTGAAGCTTTACCATATATTAAAAAAGTTAAAATAATCATCATCCACGAAGGTTTTTTTGATGTCATTAGTTGTTGGCAAAACAATATTAAAAACACGGTCGGTCTAATTTGCGTCACTCAATTACTTTCTCAATCTCAACTAGAAATTCTCAAAAAAGAAAATATCAAAGTAGTTATCGCTTTAGATAATGATGAAACAGGACAAAAACGCAGCGAAGCCTTAGGAGAACAACTTAAAGAAGCAAATATTTTATATGAAATTAGACGCATTTTACCCCCTTATGACAAAACTTGTAAAGATGTTGATGATTTATTACGTCAATACGGAAAAGAAGCATATCAAAAATGTTTTTTAGCTCCATACATTACTTATGAAGAGGCCAAAAAGAAAATCATAGTCGATTTAGCCGTTCATTTCTTTGGAGAATACAAAGTTGAAGTAATTAATTAA